The genomic region NNNNNNNNNNNNNNNNNNNNNNNNNNNNNNNNNNNNNNNNNNNNNNNNNNNNNNNNNNNNNNNNNNNNNNNNNNNNNNNNNNNNNNNNNNNNNNNNNNNNNNNNNNNNNNNNNNNNNNNNNNNNNNNNNNNNNNNNNNNNNNNNNNNNNNNNNNNNNNNNNNNNNNNNNNNNNNNNNNNNNNNNNNNNNNNNNNNNNNNNNNNNNNNNNNNNNNNNNNNNNNNNNNNNNNNNNNNNNNNNNNNNNNNNNNNNNNNNNNNNNNNNNNNNNNNNNNNNNNNNNNNNNNNNNNNNNNNNNNNNNNNNNNNNNNNNNNNNNNNNNNNNNNNNNNNNNNNNNNNNNNNNNNNNNNNNNNNNNNNNNNNNNNNNNNNNNNNNNNNNNNNNNNNNNNNNNNNNNNNNNNNNNNNNNNNNNNNNNNNNNNNNNNNNNNNNNNNNNNNNNNNNNNNNNNNNNNNNNNNNNNNNNNNNNNNNNNNNNNNNNNNNNNNNNNNNNNNNNNNNNNNNNNNNNNNNNNNNNNNNNNNNNNNNNNNNNNNNNNNNNNNNNNNNNNNNNNNNNNNNNNNNNNNNNNNNNNNNNNNNNNNNNNNNNNNNNNNNNNNNNNNNNNNNNNNNNNNNNNNNNNNNNNNNNNNNNNNNNNNNNNNNNNNNNNNNNNNNNNNNNNNNNNNNNNNNNNNNNNNNNNNNNNNNNNNNNNNNNNNNNNNNNNNNNNNNNNNNNNNNNNNNNNNNNNNNNNNNNNNNNNNNNNNNNNNNNNNNNNNNNNNNNNNNNNNNNNNNNNNNNNNNNNNNNNNNNNNNNNNNNNNNNNNNNNNNNNNNNNNNNNNNNNNNNNNNNNNNNNNNNNNNNNNNNNNNNNNNNNNNNNNNNNNNNNNNNNNNNNNNNNNNNNNNNNNNNNNNNNNNNNNNNNNNNNNNNNNNNNNNNNNNNNNNNNNNNNNNNNNNNNNNNNNNNNNNNNNNNNNNNNNNNNNNNNNNNNNNNNNNNNNNNNNNNNNNNNNNNNNNNNNNNNNNNNNNNNNNNNNNNNNNNNNNNNNNNNNNNNNNNNNNNNNNNNNNNNNNNNNNNNNNNNNNNNNNNNNNNNNNNNNNNNNNNNNNNNNNNNNNNNNNNNNNNNNNNNNNNNNNNNNNNNNNNNNNNNNNNNNNNNNNNNNNNNNNNNNNNNNNNNNNNNNNNNNNNNNNNNNNNNNNNNNNNNNNNNNNNNNNNNNNNNNNNNNNNNNNNNNNNNNNNNNNNNNNNNNNNNNNNNNNNNNNNNNNNNNNNNNNNNNNNNNNNNNNNNNNNNNNNNNNNNNNNNNNNNNNNNNNNNNNNNNNNNNNNNNNNNNNNNNNNNNNNNNNNNNNNNNNNNNNNNNNNNNNNNNNNNNNNNNNNNNNNNNNNNNNNNNNNNNNNNNNNNNNNNNNNNNNNNNNNNNNNNNNNNNNNNNNNNNNNNNNNNNNNNNNNNNNNNNNNNNNNNNNNNNNNNNNNNNNNNNNNNNGAATGCTGAGAAATCAACACGTCTGGATACCTATGAGGACACAGAATGTAACCAAGACACATCACCCCTCCCTTCAGCATACCCTGGCATGCAGCAGCCCTTGAAGTACAGTGATGTTGGGAGCCTGAGACAGAAGATAGCTTTTCAAAATGCCACTTTGGGAAACAGTGGCCTTGGTCTGGAAGAGCCCGAGGCTCTGCACAGTGTCATGGAGTCTAGAAATAACTTTGCAGACATGACTACTCTGGTGGCAGATAATCACCTTCCCCAACTCTTAAACTTTAACACTGGCCTTGACCAAATGgaaggtcacacagcaagccaAACCAAAGACTCCAAAGACATCAGGAGGGATCAGGCCCAGTCATGCACCAGAATCTTTAATGGACTATCTGAAGTAGGCATCAAGAAAAACCAGAAAGTCTCTGATGTGTTTCATGGAGCTCTTCAGGCCAGAACCCATCACAAGGATATGCTAAAGGAAGATGATCCTGGAACCATAGACAACATGGCCAACCACGTGCAGAACAAATCTCATGTATTTGTACCCAAGAGGCCCAGCGTAGCAATGGcacaggggaaagaaaaggcCAAGGACACCAGAGAAAACAGCTCCAAGAAAACAGAGGAGCTGGAGCCATCAAGTCACAGAGTCAACGCAGAAGAGAAGCCAGCCATCCCCAAGACCAAGAGGAAGAGGAATCCACCTGAGCTCAGCCATGACAGCTTTAAGAAGCCTCGAACTCACCTCGGTATGCACGTGCTGGCATCTGTGCAGGTCTTTCACACACTGGGGAAGAAGAGTGAGTGGAAAACTGGCGTCTCCTCCTCCCGGGCTCTGCTGAACTTCAGCAGCAACAAAGATCCCAGGACAGGCCCAACCACCACATCCCTGGGAGATGCGCCCCGTGAGGGTCGAGGCCCTGGTAGAATCCCGGGCAATGCTCAGAGACCAGAGAGCAGTGCTCCCAAGCGGTGTCCATCTCTGTCCCTGGATGAGCTGTCCCCACCTGGGAAGGTCAAATTAGCACCTCTGCCTTTCCTAGCCCAGGACAAGCCTCAAGACAAACCTGTTTCCAGAAAGCTTCACTGCCTGGCTTCGCACAGGCCCACTGCAGCTTACCCAGTGAGGTCTCAATCCCATACTACTAGGCAACCCAAACTCAAGTCATCCCAACCAGCTCCTGCCAGCACATCACTGACTGGCAGTTGACATTGGTGCCACACATCCAATTAGAAGCAAGCCCATCCAGTCTTGCCCTGGGTCTCAACCGCCTGCCTCTTTGCCTGNNNNNNNNNNNNNNNNNNNNNNNNNNNNNNNNNNNNNNNNNNNNNNNNNNNNNNNNNNNNNNNNNNNNNNNNNNNNNNNNNNNNNNNNNNNNNNNNNNNNNNNNNNNNNNNNNNNNNNNNNNNNNNNNNNNNNNNNNNNNNNNNNNNNNNNNNNNNNNNNNNNNNNNNNNNNNNNNNNNNNNNNNNNNNNNNNNNNNNNNNNNNNNNNNNNNNNNNNNNNNNNNNNNNNNNNNNNNNNNNNNNNNNNNNNNNNNNNNNNNNNNNNNNNNNNNNNNNNNNNNNNNNNNNNNNNNNNNNNNNNNNNNNNNNNNNNNNNNNNNNNNNNNNNNNNNNNNNNNNNNNNNNNNNNNNNNNNNNNNNNNNNNNNNNNNNNNNNNNNNNNNNNNNNNNNNNNNNNNNNNNNNNNNNNNNNNNNNNNNNNNNNNNNNNNNNNNNNNNNNNNNNNNNNNNNNNNNNNNNNNNNNNNNNNNNNNNNNNNNNNNNNNNNNNNNNNNNNNNNNNNNNNNNNNNNNNNNNNNNNNNNNNNNNNNNNNNNNNNNNNNNNNNNNNNNNNNNNNNNNNNNNNNNNNNNNNNNNNNNNNNNNNNNNNNNNNNNNNNNNNNNNNNNNNNNNNNNNNNNNNNNNNNNNNNNNNNNNNNNNNNNNNNNNNNNNNNNNNNNNNNNNNNNNNNNNNNNNNNNNNNNNNNNNNNNNNNNNNNNNNNNNNNNNNNNNNNNNNNNNNNNNNNNNNNNNNNNNNNNNNNNNNNNNNNNNNNNNNNNNNNNNNNNNNNNNNNNNNNNNNNNNNNNNNNNNNNNNNNNNNNNNNNNNNNNNNNNNNNNNNNNNNNNNNNNNNNNNNNNNNNNNNNNNNNNNNNNNNNNNNNNNNNNNNNNNNNNNNNNNNNNNNNNNNNNNNNNNNNNNNNNNNNNNNNNNNNNNNNNNNNNNNNNNNNNNNNNNNNNNNNNNNNNNNNNNNNNaaggagaaagatgcctgaatGCCAGAACATTGCCAATAGGTCACAGACTCACGGTGATAACAGGTTAATATTATTAGGCTTtattaagatgttagagttagccaggaatatgctgGGGtctttggccaaacagtactggaATTAATGTggattctgtgtgattactcgGATCAGAGTTACTAAACATGATAGGTTTCCTAGAGTGTATATTGTAAAGTGAACACGCTCCTGCTGTTACCACATCTCCTCCCATTTCAAAACTCAATCACGAGCCCTTTAAACATAAATACTCTGggatagagatctgcctgcatttTCATGATATGAAACAAAGGGTCCATATATACATAATCAAGATTTTCCCGAAAGAAATTCTACAAGACAGAGTATCTTTCTGACATGGATTGATTTGGATTTTTGGGTTTAAGTCAAATTGTATCAGTCTTTGAAATTatccatttttaacattttcatttctcttttgtgtgtgtgtctgtgttgtccACATGAAGTACTGTGTAACAAATGTGTGGagtgctcacagaggtcaaaTCTGGGCATCATGTCTCTGGAGTCTGGAATTAGGAGAGATTGAAAACCGTCATGAGATGCTCTGAATTCTACCTGGGGATTCTGTGACAAAATTGAGTGTTCTTCTCTAAAAAGCCATCTCATTGAACCTGAGTTGAGTACACATAATTGAAACAACATAACCTTAGCATCTCTATTGCTGTCTATGTACTTCACATTTTCTTCACCCAGGGAAACACTGTTTACCATGCTAGGTTCCCTGATGTACTGTAGACAGTGCTGCAATCAACACTGATGGGCAAATGCCTCTCTAATGTACCGAGTTCTTTGGGTTGGTGCACATGAACCATGTGGTGGGCCAGATGCCGGCTTTCGTGGTCCCAGAACACTGACAGCCAATCAGGATGGAAAACGTCCAATCCCCAGCAGCAGTGGATAGCATTCCTATCTGTGAATTCCCATTGGCAGCATTTGTCACTTTTTCTAGTCTGCCTTGAATGGCATCCACTGAAGATTCACTATGCATTTCCCTGATTCCTCCAGAATCAGAACATTTGGATGTGCTCAACCTCAGTTTTTCCAAAATCTGGGAgaactgtctttttctttcccctttaatACTTGTGTTGTCTTCTTTCTtatgatttacttatttaattctAAATCATCTAGATATTAATCTTCTAACTGAGGTATCAGTAGCAATGATTTTACTtggttttcaagaaaaaaaaccctcaaataaTGGCTTCTCTTGCTGGAAAAGAATCCTTTACTTCCCTGAACAACCATTGATCAACTGACATTTGATCGCCTGATATTTTCCTCCATCCTGACCTGTCCCTGAATCTTAATCTCTTTGCAATATTCTGTGCCCTAACTGTTTCAGAGTTTGCAACACATTGTCCTCTGAGGCATATGGCATTAACCTTGTACGGGGTGACACATAAGAAATAGAATTAAGTCTCTTTCCTGCTCTACTTCTGgagactagactccttcctgattgcacagagggctggtGTCTGTGATGGTGATCTGAATTTCTATGAATAATATCTCCTGTGAATCACAAAAATAGGAGACTTCAGCCTCAAGGGTCAGAAGTCTGAGCatccgggaacaaacaagcagcctccctgccatatccatccagtcctcagagaagaCGCAGCAGAGAGGCCTGCCAGGCGCAGACGGGGCGGTGGGGCCTCCTGGTGCAGGTGCTGTGGAGAGGTGAgacaatcaggaataggcttaaGGGACCAGCGCGGTGGCAGATGCAAGCAGCAGAAGCAAGCAGCAGGGAACGGCATGGCAGGGACGAGCGCGCTGGCAGACTTAAGAGGTCGGACAGGCGCGCAATAACGAGANNNNNNNNNNNNNNNNNNNNNNNNNNNNNNNNNNNNNNNNNNNNNNNNNNNNNNNNNNNNNNNNNNNNNNNNNNNNNNNNNNNNNNNNNNNNNNNNNNNNNNNNNNNNNNNNNNNNNNNNNNNNNNNNNNNNNNNNNNNNNNNNNNNNNNNNNNNNNNNNNNNNNNNNNNNNNNNNNNNNNNNNNNNNNNNNNNNNNNNNNNNNNNNNNNNNNNNNNNNNNNNNNNNNNNNNNNNNNNNNNNNNNNNNNNNNNNNNNNNNNNNNNNNNNNNNNNNNNNNNNNNNNNNNNNNNNNNNNNNNNNNNNNNNNNNNNNNNNNNNNNNNNNNNNNNNNNNNNNNNNNNNNNNNNNNNNNNNNNNNNNNNNNNNNNNNNNNNNNNNNNNNNNNNNNNNNNNNNNNNNNNNNNNNNNNNNNNNNNNNNNNNNNNNNNNNNNNNNNNNNNNNNNNNNNNNNNNNNNNNNNNNNNNNNNNNNNNNNNNNNNNNNNNNNNNNNNNNNNNNNNNNNNNNNNNNNNNNNNNNNNNNNNNNNNNNNNNNNNNNNNNNNNNNNNNNNNNNNNNNNNNNNNNNNNNNNNNNNNNNNNNNNNNNNNNNNNNNNNNNNNNNNNNNNNNNNNNNNNNNNNNNNNNNNNNNNNNNNNNNNNNNNNNNNNNNNNNNNNNNNNNNNNNNNNNNNNNNNNNNNNNNNNNNNNNNNNNNNNNNNNNNNNNNNNNNNNNNNNNNNNNNNNNNNNNNNNNNNNNNNNNNNNNNNNNNNNNNNNNNNNNNNNNNNNNNNNNNNNNNNNNNNNNNNNNNNNNNNNNNNNNNNNNNNNNNNNNNNNNNNNNNNNNNNNNNNNNNNNNNNNNNNNNNNNNNNNNNNNNNNNNNNNNNNNNNNNNNNNNNNNNNNNNNNNNNNNNNNNNNNNNNNNNNNNNNNNNNNNNNNNNNNNNNNNNNNNNNNNNNNNNNNNNNNNNNNNNNNNNNNNNNNNNNNNNNNNNNNNNNNNNNNNNNNNNNNNNNNNNNNNNNNNNNNNNNNNNNNNNNNNNNNNNNNNNNNNNNNNNNNNNNNNNNNNNNNNNNNNNNNNNNNNNNNNNNNNNNNNNNNNNNNNNNNNNNNNNNNNNNNNNNNNNNNNNNNNNNNNNNNNNNNNNNNNNNNNNNNNNNNNNNNNNNNNNNNNNNNNNNNNNNNNNNNNNNNNNNNNNNNNNNNNNNNNNNNNNNNNNNNNNNNNNNNNNNNNNNNNNNNNNNNNNNNNNNNNNNNNNNNNNNNNNNNNNNNNNNNNNNNNNNNNNNNNNNNNNNNNNNNNNNNNNNNNNNNNNNNNNNNNNNNNNNNNNNNNNNNNNNNNNNNNNNNNNNNNNNNNNNNNNNNNNNNNNNNNNNNNNNNNNNNNNNNNNNNNNNNNNNNNNNNNNNNNNNNNNNNNNNNNNNNNNNNNNNNNNNNNNNNNNNNNNNNNNNNNNNNNNNNNNNNNNNNNNNNNNNNNNNNNNNNNNNNNNNNNNNNNNNNNNNNNNNNNNNNNNNNNNNNNNNNNNN from Microtus ochrogaster isolate Prairie Vole_2 unplaced genomic scaffold, MicOch1.0 UNK234, whole genome shotgun sequence harbors:
- the CUNH2orf78 gene encoding uncharacterized protein C2orf78 homolog, which translates into the protein MAPVIRLQQCCQQLSDGACLYQRAGMPMLTELTDQNQISTSTFSYPGVLHWDLRESNIRREAPFLDTRVTITDQNTTPSSWSMTAKCDNIFHINALPPSYPTLSACLAQATPSNLPDQLYILAPCYLDASQIYYYDQNSLGPPMAEELWQCQQAYGSVSCSENQASSLHPEMMMARQEIQPMNIQTPFSTLPSTGPHLLKPCQTPVLKKSTRLDTYEDTECNQDTSPLPSAYPGMQQPLKYSDVGSLRQKIAFQNATLGNSGLGLEEPEALHSVMESRNNFADMTTLVADNHLPQLLNFNTGLDQMEGHTASQTKDSKDIRRDQAQSCTRIFNGLSEVGIKKNQKVSDVFHGALQARTHHKDMLKEDDPGTIDNMANHVQNKSHVFVPKRPSVAMAQGKEKAKDTRENSSKKTEELEPSSHRVNAEEKPAIPKTKRKRNPPELSHDSFKKPRTHLGMHVLASVQVFHTLGKKSEWKTGVSSSRALLNFSSNKDPRTGPTTTSLGDAPREGRGPGRIPGNAQRPESSAPKRCPSLSLDELSPPGKVKLAPLPFLAQDKPQDKPVSRKLHCLASHRPTAAYPVRSQSHTTRQPKLKSSQPAPASTSLTGS